In a genomic window of Pedobacter sp. KBS0701:
- the murQ gene encoding N-acetylmuramic acid 6-phosphate etherase, with protein sequence MNRVTEQESNYNHIDQMSVLEVLQGINNEDKTVAFAVEKSLPQIEKLTSAVAERMKRGGRLFYIGAGTSGRLGVVDASECPPTYGVPFDWVVGIIAGGDTAIRRAVEFAEDDAGQAWKDLQEFGINEKDCLVGLAASGTTPYVIGGLNTARKYGILTGCIVCNAGGPIAAESDFPVEVVVGPEFITGSTRMKSGTAQKMVLNMLSTTVMVQLGRVVGNKMVDMQLTNHKLVDRGTQMVADELNIGYDEAAELLNRYGSVRRAVEAGH encoded by the coding sequence ATGAACAGAGTTACCGAGCAAGAATCTAACTATAACCACATTGATCAGATGTCGGTGTTGGAAGTTTTGCAGGGCATTAATAACGAAGATAAAACTGTAGCTTTTGCAGTCGAAAAATCTTTGCCTCAGATCGAAAAATTAACATCGGCCGTTGCCGAAAGGATGAAAAGAGGTGGTCGTCTCTTTTACATCGGTGCAGGTACAAGTGGTCGTTTAGGTGTGGTAGATGCTTCAGAGTGCCCGCCTACTTACGGTGTTCCTTTTGATTGGGTTGTAGGAATTATTGCTGGTGGAGATACGGCCATTAGAAGAGCAGTAGAATTTGCTGAAGATGACGCCGGACAAGCCTGGAAAGATCTTCAGGAATTTGGGATTAATGAGAAAGATTGTTTGGTTGGTCTGGCGGCGTCAGGTACTACGCCTTATGTAATCGGTGGATTAAACACCGCACGTAAGTATGGCATTTTAACTGGCTGCATTGTTTGTAATGCAGGCGGACCTATTGCTGCAGAATCGGATTTTCCGGTTGAAGTGGTGGTTGGCCCTGAATTTATTACCGGCTCCACCCGCATGAAATCCGGTACGGCGCAGAAAATGGTATTAAATATGTTAAGCACTACTGTTATGGTTCAGCTGGGACGTGTAGTTGGCAATAAAATGGTCGATATGCAGTTAACTAACCATAAACTGGTCGATAGAGGTACACAAATGGTTGCCGATGAACTGAATATCGGTTATGATGAGGCGGCCGAATTGCTGAACCGTTATGGAAGTGTACGTAGAGCCGTGGAAGCAGGACACTAA
- a CDS encoding trypsin-like peptidase domain-containing protein gives MKLICNCFLVLLSILLCSYCAVAQTYNDAIPMSLAAGIKPLENYETLSGSSKGRAELLSNNALQSSSGVKSYQFAERVNVNLNPANSGHWDQTIHGRIWRLGIHGVNAYSIYLTFNSLKLSKDVTLFVYNKGLRQFRKYNQKNNVSSHISLAPVSGDTIMLELNIPNGVTDYGGIQLSKVYLDRTGIFKTGTKKVSASTEAYCDQNINCENGINWLTDKRAVCKIITDGNLSSGTLIGNTSKDKQPYLLTSFHTIFDESHAEESVFIFNYEYDCEQTSISDDQTISGAKLVAAADKLDFSLLKLNEVPPASFHPYYAGWDVREVQPEAGVCIHHPGGRYKQIAITYNRLNSATFNSDYKANSSWQVVKWNIGTTEPGSSGAPLYNQQHRLVGNLTGGYSSCNSQGSDYFNKLSVSYTSRAKIGNKLIELLDPVHLGASFMEGYDPYGFNAEQCDTVSHIRVKEKTAYSLTERPSDYLLGNASVMFAEKFTTPGYLLLPGFYLNIARLGTFNQTSNIKVKIWGGGSLPGQEIYTKNIFLKELKAGSVNYILLDSVLKLTSGFYIGYQLMDDNHNGFAVYHSANRGKTGPSTMYVYDGAWHNINSIDKIDYSASMSIGIVECYGKTDELRSDALLLFPNPCSQYININVPLTFAIEGVDCYDMSGRKHVVDYQPSEVFKRVYFNLSPGLYILVVKGSGLQLSSKFIVAN, from the coding sequence AAATTACGAAACTTTAAGCGGCAGTAGCAAAGGAAGAGCAGAGTTGTTGAGCAATAACGCATTACAAAGTTCTTCAGGTGTAAAATCTTATCAGTTTGCGGAAAGGGTAAATGTTAACCTTAATCCTGCAAATTCAGGACATTGGGATCAAACAATACATGGCAGAATTTGGCGCTTAGGCATCCATGGCGTTAATGCATATTCCATTTACCTGACTTTTAATTCCCTGAAACTATCAAAAGACGTAACGCTGTTCGTATATAACAAAGGTTTAAGGCAGTTCAGAAAGTATAATCAAAAAAACAATGTAAGCAGTCACATCTCATTGGCTCCCGTTTCCGGAGATACAATAATGCTGGAATTGAATATACCTAATGGTGTAACTGATTATGGGGGTATTCAATTATCCAAAGTATATTTAGATAGAACCGGTATTTTTAAAACAGGAACCAAAAAAGTTTCTGCAAGTACCGAGGCTTATTGCGATCAAAATATAAATTGTGAAAATGGCATTAATTGGTTAACCGACAAAAGGGCTGTATGTAAAATTATTACCGATGGCAATCTAAGCTCGGGTACACTTATCGGTAATACATCAAAAGATAAGCAACCATATCTTCTAACATCTTTTCATACTATTTTCGATGAAAGCCATGCAGAAGAATCTGTGTTTATATTTAATTATGAGTATGATTGCGAACAAACATCGATCAGCGACGACCAGACCATTTCTGGTGCTAAACTTGTGGCTGCAGCTGATAAACTTGACTTTTCCCTGCTCAAACTTAATGAAGTGCCTCCAGCCTCTTTTCATCCTTATTACGCCGGTTGGGATGTAAGGGAGGTTCAACCCGAAGCTGGTGTTTGCATTCATCATCCTGGTGGCAGGTATAAACAGATTGCTATAACTTATAATCGGCTTAATTCGGCAACGTTCAATTCGGATTATAAAGCCAATTCTTCATGGCAGGTTGTTAAATGGAATATTGGTACTACTGAGCCCGGTTCTTCCGGAGCTCCGCTATACAACCAACAGCATAGGTTGGTGGGTAATTTAACGGGTGGCTATTCTTCCTGCAATTCACAAGGTAGCGATTATTTTAATAAGTTAAGTGTTTCTTATACTTCCAGGGCAAAAATAGGAAATAAGCTGATCGAATTGCTTGATCCTGTACACCTTGGGGCAAGTTTTATGGAGGGCTACGATCCTTATGGGTTTAATGCTGAACAATGTGATACGGTGTCTCATATCAGAGTTAAGGAGAAGACAGCTTACAGCCTGACCGAAAGGCCTTCTGATTACTTATTGGGAAATGCTTCTGTTATGTTTGCCGAGAAATTCACCACGCCAGGCTACTTGCTTTTGCCAGGTTTTTACTTAAATATTGCGCGGTTAGGAACTTTTAATCAAACTTCCAATATAAAAGTAAAGATATGGGGCGGCGGAAGCCTGCCCGGGCAGGAGATTTATACAAAGAACATTTTTTTGAAAGAATTAAAGGCTGGGTCGGTCAATTATATTTTGCTTGATTCTGTTCTAAAGTTAACCTCGGGCTTCTATATTGGCTACCAATTAATGGATGATAACCATAATGGGTTCGCAGTATATCATTCTGCAAATCGTGGTAAAACAGGTCCGTCGACAATGTATGTCTATGATGGTGCCTGGCACAATATTAATTCAATTGACAAAATTGATTACTCCGCTTCTATGTCAATTGGCATCGTTGAGTGTTACGGCAAAACAGATGAATTGCGGTCTGATGCTTTATTGCTGTTTCCTAATCCATGTAGTCAATATATAAATATTAATGTGCCCTTAACGTTTGCTATTGAGGGAGTAGATTGTTATGATATGAGTGGCCGCAAGCATGTTGTAGATTATCAACCATCCGAAGTATTCAAGCGTGTTTACTTTAATCTTTCGCCAGGGTTATATATACTGGTTGTTAAGGGCTCGGGGCTGCAACTGTCATCCAAATTTATTGTGGCCAACTAA
- a CDS encoding histidine decarboxylase: MEARLAAKDQRVLDNLLEKVKEQTDLFLGYPVSKDFDYQSLSDFLKYPMNNLGDPFVTSTYGVGSRELEKEVVRFFAELFRAPADNWWGYVTNGGSEGNLYGLYLARELHPKGMVYYSEATHYSVQKNLHLLNMSNIVIRTQDNGEIDYEDLEHTIRMNRHMPVIIMANIGTTMTEARDDVAKIKAILKKLAIQHYYIHADAALSGTYSALIEPRPAFDFEDGADSIAISGHKFFGSPMPCGVVVAKKSNRDRIARSVAYIGSVDTTITGSRNGHSPLFLWHTIKRLGIAGLKSRAIHSLATAAYTEQKLKALGIAAWRNANAITVNFPTPSASICKKWQLAAEQGNSHIICMPNVTQMHIDLLITDLKAEMVLQD, translated from the coding sequence ATGGAAGCGAGGTTAGCAGCAAAAGATCAACGAGTATTGGACAACCTTTTAGAAAAGGTTAAGGAGCAAACCGATTTATTTTTAGGTTATCCGGTATCTAAAGATTTTGATTACCAGTCACTTTCTGATTTTTTAAAATACCCGATGAACAACCTGGGCGATCCTTTCGTTACTTCTACCTATGGCGTTGGCTCCCGGGAGCTGGAAAAAGAAGTAGTCCGGTTTTTTGCCGAACTTTTTCGCGCACCAGCTGATAATTGGTGGGGTTACGTTACGAATGGTGGCTCAGAGGGTAATCTCTATGGCTTGTACCTTGCCCGCGAGTTACACCCAAAGGGAATGGTTTATTATTCTGAAGCTACACATTATAGCGTGCAAAAGAACCTGCATTTACTCAATATGTCAAACATCGTTATCCGCACGCAAGACAACGGAGAAATCGATTACGAAGACCTTGAGCACACCATTAGAATGAACCGCCACATGCCTGTTATTATTATGGCCAATATTGGCACTACCATGACCGAGGCACGTGATGATGTGGCCAAAATTAAAGCCATCTTAAAAAAACTGGCTATCCAACACTATTATATCCACGCTGATGCGGCACTTTCTGGTACCTACAGCGCACTGATTGAACCAAGGCCAGCATTCGATTTTGAAGATGGTGCCGACAGCATTGCCATTAGCGGCCATAAGTTTTTCGGCTCGCCCATGCCTTGTGGGGTCGTGGTGGCCAAAAAATCGAACCGTGATCGGATTGCCCGTTCGGTTGCTTACATCGGAAGTGTTGACACCACTATTACGGGATCCAGAAATGGACATAGCCCTCTATTTTTATGGCATACCATTAAACGTTTGGGCATAGCGGGTTTAAAGAGCAGAGCCATACACAGCCTAGCAACTGCAGCTTATACTGAACAAAAACTTAAAGCGCTAGGTATTGCTGCATGGCGAAATGCGAATGCCATTACTGTAAACTTTCCTACACCATCTGCCAGCATCTGCAAAAAATGGCAGCTAGCAGCAGAGCAGGGAAATTCGCATATCATCTGCATGCCAAATGTTACGCAAATGCATATCGACCTCTTGATTACCGACCTTAAAGCCGAAATGGTATTGCAGGATTGA
- the der gene encoding ribosome biogenesis GTPase Der encodes MSNIIAIVGRPNVGKSTLFNRLTESRKAIVDDISGVTRDRHYGVGEWTDRQFTVIDTGGYVANSEDVYEAAIREQVMIAIEEASVLIFMVDVTTGITDLDDDIAQVLRRSNKPVYVCANKVDNTALYNEIHTFYGFGLGEVYPLSSMTGSGTGELLDEVVKNFEDIPEEENQLPKITIAGRPNVGKSSLVNALIGKERNIVTANAGTTRDSIKIHYNQFGHEFMLIDTAGLRKKTKVKENLEFYSVMRTIKALEEADVVVLMIDAVEGIESQDINIFHLAEKNKKGIVILVNKWDLIEKNTQTMKAFEEQIHERIRPFTDVPIIFTSVLNKQRIFKAIEAALEVYKNRCKKIPTSKLNDVMLPLIEKFPPPALKGKHIKIKYITQINATSPMFAFFCNLPQYIKDPYKRFIENKLRENFDFSGAPIQIYFRQK; translated from the coding sequence ATGAGTAATATTATAGCCATCGTAGGCAGGCCAAACGTAGGCAAGAGCACCCTTTTTAATAGACTAACCGAAAGCCGTAAGGCAATTGTAGATGATATCAGCGGTGTAACCCGCGACAGGCATTATGGAGTAGGTGAGTGGACCGACAGACAATTTACCGTAATCGATACCGGTGGTTATGTAGCCAACTCAGAAGATGTTTACGAAGCTGCCATCCGCGAGCAGGTAATGATTGCTATCGAAGAGGCCAGTGTTTTAATCTTTATGGTGGATGTAACAACAGGCATTACCGATTTAGATGATGATATTGCCCAGGTATTGCGCAGAAGTAATAAGCCCGTTTATGTTTGTGCAAATAAGGTAGATAATACCGCTTTATATAACGAAATCCATACTTTTTATGGTTTTGGATTAGGAGAAGTATATCCTCTGTCATCAATGACTGGTTCCGGAACAGGAGAGTTATTGGATGAGGTGGTTAAAAATTTCGAAGATATTCCGGAAGAAGAAAACCAACTGCCTAAAATTACCATTGCTGGTCGCCCGAATGTGGGTAAATCTTCTTTGGTTAATGCATTAATTGGTAAAGAGCGTAATATCGTTACTGCAAATGCAGGTACAACCCGCGATTCAATTAAAATCCATTATAATCAATTCGGTCATGAGTTCATGCTGATCGATACTGCAGGATTACGGAAAAAAACAAAGGTTAAAGAAAATCTGGAGTTTTATTCCGTAATGCGTACTATCAAAGCTTTAGAAGAAGCTGACGTGGTGGTGTTAATGATCGACGCCGTAGAAGGAATTGAAAGTCAGGATATCAATATTTTCCACCTGGCCGAGAAGAACAAAAAAGGTATCGTAATTCTGGTAAACAAATGGGATTTAATTGAAAAAAATACCCAAACCATGAAAGCTTTCGAAGAGCAGATTCATGAGCGTATCCGTCCGTTTACTGATGTGCCGATCATTTTCACCTCTGTATTAAACAAGCAACGTATTTTTAAAGCAATAGAAGCGGCTTTAGAAGTTTATAAAAACCGGTGCAAGAAAATTCCTACATCTAAATTAAATGATGTAATGTTGCCACTGATCGAGAAATTCCCACCACCGGCATTAAAAGGAAAACACATTAAGATTAAATATATCACCCAGATTAATGCTACTTCGCCAATGTTTGCCTTTTTCTGCAACTTGCCACAGTACATTAAAGATCCGTATAAACGTTTCATCGAGAATAAATTAAGAGAAAACTTCGATTTTTCCGGTGCACCGATCCAGATTTATTTCAGACAGAAATAA
- a CDS encoding Bax inhibitor-1/YccA family protein, translating into MEQQNYQYQDNSVFVQERSVSKKFFANVFLWMFVALSLSTVAAYLFGTNEQLMQYLLNINPSTGKVSMSIFGYIAMFAPLGLVLLMGFGLSRLSLPALIGVFVLYSVLTGVSLSFILLTYTSGSVVSCFAGAAGIFGIMAFMGYTTNIDLSKFGPILMVGVIGLVIASVINMFVQSEQFSLFMAFIGIAIFTALTAYDVQKIKRIGEGIEASGEQVLQIESKKMAIVAALSLYLDFLNIFLFLLRIFGSRK; encoded by the coding sequence ATGGAACAACAAAATTATCAATATCAGGACAACAGTGTTTTCGTTCAGGAACGATCTGTTTCTAAAAAATTCTTTGCCAACGTTTTCTTATGGATGTTTGTGGCGTTAAGTTTATCGACAGTGGCAGCGTATTTATTTGGTACTAATGAGCAATTGATGCAATACCTTTTAAATATTAATCCCTCAACTGGAAAAGTGAGCATGTCGATTTTCGGTTATATAGCGATGTTTGCACCACTCGGATTGGTTTTATTAATGGGATTCGGTTTAAGCAGATTATCATTGCCAGCATTAATTGGCGTTTTTGTACTTTATTCAGTATTAACTGGAGTGAGTTTAAGTTTTATCTTGTTAACTTATACTTCAGGCTCAGTGGTGAGTTGTTTTGCTGGAGCTGCCGGAATATTTGGAATTATGGCATTTATGGGTTATACAACCAATATCGATCTAAGTAAATTTGGGCCAATTTTAATGGTTGGCGTAATTGGTTTAGTGATTGCCAGTGTAATAAATATGTTTGTTCAAAGCGAACAGTTCAGTTTGTTTATGGCATTCATTGGTATTGCCATATTTACGGCATTAACGGCTTACGATGTGCAAAAAATAAAAAGAATTGGCGAAGGGATCGAAGCTAGCGGCGAACAGGTTCTTCAGATTGAATCTAAAAAAATGGCTATTGTAGCTGCACTGTCCTTATACTTAGATTTCTTAAATATCTTCCTTTTCTTATTACGCATTTTCGGAAGCAGAAAGTAA
- a CDS encoding S41 family peptidase, producing MKKNTRNNILIAVSYSVILIAGMFLGIKFIKDQGFGVKRSPQLANNSDEKLNEILHIINGNYVDDINTDSLQNLPIDSVLHQLDPHSVYLPPTDAQEMTDNLEGNFEGVGIEYYMLNDTMMVTGVVKDGPAYQAGIKLGDKILSIDTAVVSGRNLPKDQLTGRFKGKSGTGVSVVLLHPGAPQSNRIMVTRGKVNVSSIDAAYMINNETGYVRISKFGANTDNDFSAAANNLKAKGMKKLILDLRDNGGGYFTAATGLADQFLGENKLIVYTQGKHEPRTDYFSTGTGSFQNGKLAVLINENTASASEIVAGAIQDLGRGIIVGRRSFGKGLVQEQFAFGDGSALNLTIARYYTPSGRSIQKSYKKGYDAYKHELDERMTDGELTGDRTSFQDSIEKTEGVNIQPNKKVKRIGGIQPDIFVKLDTNGYNKFYSNLVSKKILSDYVFNVLTNKYSASFVEQNINIFTINDNDFKDFIGFLQRKNIAIDRFQLYNSKNVILNDLKALLCRYYLGDVGYYKAANQTDNAVRQALLNLQ from the coding sequence ATGAAAAAAAATACCCGTAACAACATACTGATCGCTGTAAGCTATTCTGTTATTTTAATAGCAGGTATGTTTTTGGGTATAAAATTCATTAAAGATCAAGGCTTTGGCGTTAAAAGAAGTCCTCAACTAGCCAATAACAGCGACGAAAAATTAAACGAAATCTTACACATCATCAACGGCAATTACGTTGATGATATCAATACCGATTCGCTTCAAAATTTACCTATCGATAGTGTTTTACACCAACTCGATCCACACAGTGTTTACTTGCCACCAACTGATGCGCAAGAGATGACTGATAACCTGGAAGGAAATTTTGAAGGTGTAGGCATAGAATATTACATGCTTAACGATACCATGATGGTTACCGGTGTGGTTAAAGATGGACCAGCATACCAGGCGGGAATTAAATTGGGCGATAAGATCCTGAGTATTGATACTGCAGTAGTAAGTGGCCGAAACCTACCCAAAGATCAACTTACAGGTCGTTTTAAAGGCAAATCCGGTACGGGCGTGAGTGTAGTGCTTTTACACCCGGGAGCGCCACAAAGTAACCGCATTATGGTTACCCGTGGTAAGGTAAACGTAAGCAGTATTGATGCGGCCTACATGATTAACAACGAAACTGGTTATGTTCGGATAAGTAAGTTTGGCGCCAATACGGATAACGATTTTTCTGCTGCAGCCAATAATCTTAAAGCAAAGGGCATGAAAAAACTGATTCTTGACCTGCGCGATAATGGAGGTGGTTATTTTACAGCGGCGACGGGCCTCGCCGATCAGTTTTTGGGCGAGAACAAACTCATTGTGTATACACAAGGCAAGCATGAGCCACGCACCGATTATTTTTCTACTGGTACCGGGTCTTTTCAAAATGGGAAGTTGGCTGTGCTGATTAATGAAAATACTGCTTCAGCAAGTGAAATTGTAGCAGGAGCCATCCAGGATTTAGGACGTGGGATTATCGTTGGCCGCCGCTCTTTTGGCAAAGGCCTGGTACAAGAGCAATTTGCTTTTGGCGATGGCTCTGCATTGAACTTAACCATTGCAAGATATTATACGCCATCCGGTCGGAGTATCCAAAAATCATACAAAAAAGGTTATGATGCTTATAAACATGAATTAGACGAACGGATGACGGATGGAGAGCTCACAGGAGACCGTACCTCTTTCCAGGATTCTATTGAGAAAACTGAAGGTGTAAATATTCAGCCTAACAAAAAAGTTAAACGAATTGGCGGGATCCAGCCAGATATATTTGTGAAATTAGATACAAATGGCTATAATAAGTTTTACAGTAATCTGGTAAGTAAGAAAATACTTTCTGACTACGTGTTTAATGTACTCACCAATAAGTACAGTGCCAGTTTTGTAGAACAGAATATCAATATCTTCACCATAAACGATAACGACTTTAAGGACTTCATCGGATTTCTTCAACGCAAAAACATAGCAATAGATCGTTTTCAACTGTACAATTCGAAAAATGTGATTTTAAATGACCTTAAAGCTTTGCTTTGTCGCTATTATCTGGGCGATGTTGGTTATTATAAGGCCGCAAACCAGACAGACAATGCGGTAAGACAAGCACTTCTTAACCTTCAATAG
- a CDS encoding short chain dehydrogenase, translated as MKIIIVGATGTLGRKVAEGFAPKHEVIRVGNTKGDVQVDITSETSVKNMFEQIGAFDALISTSGKGPFAPVNQMTGEVFKGGLLDKLLGQVNLVLIGQHYINKGGSFTLTSGILAENPVAAGSALSTINGGLNAFVMAAAPELENGVRINAISPNVVEDSPAYFDSFPGEIPVAMEKVVKAYEKSVLGIVSGQVIKVY; from the coding sequence ATGAAAATAATAATTGTTGGTGCAACAGGCACACTTGGCAGAAAGGTGGCTGAAGGTTTTGCACCAAAACACGAGGTCATCCGTGTAGGAAATACTAAAGGCGATGTCCAGGTAGATATTACCAGTGAAACATCGGTTAAAAATATGTTTGAGCAAATCGGGGCTTTCGATGCCCTGATCAGTACGAGCGGTAAAGGTCCCTTTGCGCCTGTAAATCAGATGACGGGTGAAGTATTTAAGGGTGGCTTGCTGGATAAACTATTGGGTCAGGTTAACCTGGTGCTTATCGGTCAGCATTACATTAATAAAGGCGGTTCATTTACACTAACTTCTGGAATATTGGCAGAAAATCCTGTTGCTGCGGGATCAGCACTGAGCACCATAAACGGAGGTTTAAATGCATTTGTTATGGCTGCTGCTCCAGAACTTGAAAATGGAGTTCGTATCAACGCTATTAGTCCTAACGTAGTTGAAGATTCTCCTGCTTATTTCGATTCTTTTCCCGGGGAAATTCCGGTTGCCATGGAGAAAGTGGTTAAAGCTTATGAGAAAAGTGTGCTGGGCATTGTATCGGGCCAGGTAATAAAGGTTTATTAA
- the era gene encoding GTPase Era has protein sequence MAHKAGFVSIIGKPNVGKSTLMNVLVGERLSIITPKAQTTRHRILGIVNEEEYQIVFSDTPGIIKPKYSLQESMMSFVNGSLTDADVLLFVTDINEAHDEEDVLEKILNRDIPTIVLINKIDKALQEQVDEKIAYWQEKLNPVAIYAISALHKHNVDGLLDRVLEMLPEHPPYYDKEDLTDRSERFFVSEIIREKIFLNYQKEIPYSTEVIVKSFKEEEMKNGKGAMIRITAEIIVERDSQKNILIGTGGSMLKKVGTEARLEIEKFLDSKVFLEMFVKVIPDWRSKKNYLKSFGYDN, from the coding sequence ATGGCGCATAAAGCAGGTTTTGTTAGTATAATAGGTAAACCAAATGTAGGTAAATCCACCCTCATGAATGTGCTTGTAGGCGAGCGACTTAGCATTATCACTCCTAAGGCACAAACCACAAGACACCGCATTCTAGGGATTGTAAATGAAGAAGAATATCAGATCGTTTTTTCTGATACTCCGGGTATAATTAAACCAAAATACAGTTTACAGGAGAGCATGATGAGCTTTGTTAACGGATCTTTAACTGATGCAGATGTGCTTTTGTTTGTAACCGATATCAATGAAGCGCACGATGAAGAGGATGTGCTGGAGAAAATCCTGAACCGGGATATTCCAACAATTGTACTGATTAATAAAATTGATAAAGCACTACAGGAACAGGTTGATGAGAAGATTGCTTACTGGCAGGAAAAGTTAAATCCAGTTGCTATTTACGCAATTTCAGCTTTACATAAACATAATGTAGACGGGTTGTTGGATCGTGTGCTCGAAATGTTGCCGGAACACCCACCATATTACGATAAAGAAGATTTAACCGACCGCTCTGAGCGTTTCTTTGTTTCGGAGATTATCCGCGAAAAAATCTTCCTTAATTACCAGAAAGAAATTCCTTACAGTACCGAAGTTATTGTAAAGAGTTTTAAAGAAGAGGAAATGAAAAATGGCAAAGGCGCCATGATCAGGATTACGGCAGAAATTATCGTAGAACGCGATTCGCAGAAGAACATTTTAATTGGTACTGGTGGAAGTATGCTGAAAAAGGTAGGTACTGAAGCACGTTTAGAGATTGAGAAATTTTTAGACAGTAAGGTTTTTCTGGAAATGTTTGTAAAAGTAATTCCCGACTGGAGAAGTAAAAAGAATTATTTAAAAAGCTTCGGTTACGATAATTAA
- a CDS encoding N-acetyltransferase: MQLQVQNSQSADINTIFDFYDMAIAHQKKVFNKHWQGFSREMVQTEIDESRQYKILVDGVFACVFAVTFNDPLIWGERDHDAIYIHRIVTNPEFRGYFFVKEIIKWAKDYATKNDIKFIRMDTWADNEKLLDYYTGCGFDYVGVVTMEKTDGLPKHYEGISLSLFEIVL; this comes from the coding sequence ATGCAATTACAAGTACAAAATAGCCAGTCAGCTGACATCAATACCATTTTCGATTTTTACGATATGGCCATTGCCCATCAAAAGAAAGTATTTAATAAACACTGGCAGGGCTTTAGCAGAGAAATGGTACAAACCGAGATTGATGAAAGCCGTCAGTATAAAATCCTGGTAGATGGCGTTTTTGCCTGTGTTTTTGCTGTTACGTTTAACGATCCGTTGATCTGGGGAGAACGAGATCATGATGCGATATATATCCATAGAATTGTAACCAATCCTGAATTTAGAGGTTATTTTTTTGTGAAAGAAATCATCAAATGGGCTAAAGATTACGCAACAAAGAACGACATTAAATTTATCAGAATGGATACCTGGGCGGATAACGAAAAACTGCTCGATTATTATACGGGTTGTGGTTTTGATTATGTTGGGGTAGTAACTATGGAAAAAACCGACGGGCTACCAAAGCACTATGAGGGAATCAGCTTAAGTTTGTTTGAGATTGTGCTGTAG
- a CDS encoding GNAT family N-acetyltransferase produces MIETERLILKPLTHDQLLKYIKDDHSLEQEFGLLPTKKNISPSLQEALEQTILPNVFDKDKDYLCHTLWTIISKPDHRMVGDICFIGEPDPNGEIEIGYGTYEEFRGRGFMTEAVGRIIEWAKEQPKVKSVYAATTKDNVASYSILEKNNFIHIGEVDDMLSWKIELK; encoded by the coding sequence ATGATAGAAACAGAACGCCTCATTTTAAAACCATTAACGCACGATCAGCTTTTAAAATATATTAAAGATGATCATTCTTTAGAACAAGAGTTTGGCCTTCTACCAACCAAGAAAAACATTTCTCCTTCGCTTCAAGAGGCTTTGGAACAAACGATTTTACCTAATGTTTTTGATAAGGATAAAGATTATCTATGCCATACTTTATGGACCATCATATCCAAACCCGATCATAGAATGGTAGGCGATATTTGTTTTATTGGCGAGCCAGATCCAAATGGCGAAATCGAAATCGGTTACGGTACTTACGAAGAATTTCGAGGTCGGGGATTTATGACAGAGGCTGTGGGCAGAATCATCGAATGGGCAAAGGAACAACCTAAAGTGAAATCGGTTTATGCCGCCACTACAAAAGACAATGTAGCCTCTTATTCTATTTTAGAAAAAAACAACTTTATCCATATTGGAGAAGTAGATGATATGTTAAGCTGGAAGATTGAGTTGAAATAA